In Patescibacteria group bacterium, the genomic window TTGATTAGCATGCAGAACCACAAAATAATTCTATTGAGATGCAATTCTGGTTTATTTTGAGTGCCATGCCGAAATACATCTTTACAATAATAAACACCAAAGGGAAGAAAATTTTTACCTGAAGAATTAAAACAGCATAAAAAACAGTGGTTCAATACATACAAAAACTATCCTGAAATTTTTATTATTCCCATGCAGCATAGTGACATTGGACCATTACAAGCACTGCTCGATGAGCTAATGTTTAATAATAAAAAAAACAACTCAAATGAAATTGGATGTCCATTTGAGACAAAACAATTTGATCGCGTTTTGTCAGAAGGATACCTTTCAATATTACATGACGATTTATTCGATTCATTAATGGAGATATATCGGAAGGGCAGTCGCTCGAATGTCAGCGAAAATTCTCTTCAAAATAGGTTCTAACCTCGTTCAATAATTGCGACCAAATTATTTATTAATAAAAAAACACTCTCATAATATTTTCGGAGCGTTTTTTAAATTTATTAAATAATATTTACTTTTTCTCTTTGGCCTGATCTCTAATACAAGCAGCACAGGCTTTATATTTTTTGCCGTTTTTGATTAAAGTTTGCAAATTTATCTTTTGTAATCTTTTGGTGGCTATGTTAGAATGACTGCGCGAAATAGCTGTCTTAGCCGTCTTGCCGCAGATTTCACATTTTCTGGCCATGAGTCTGTTTACTTAATTTATTATAATAATTTAACTTAAATAAGTATAACATAATTTTTATTTTTTTCAAGCGATGATACTACAATTACTATTTTCCGAACCATTATTTTTCTTTATCTGGGTAGCCGCTATTATTGTCGGTATTACTATTCATGAGTTTGCTCATGCCTGGTCAGCCTATCTTTTAGGCGATCCGACGGCTAAAAATATGGGCCGGCTTTCTTTAAATCCCTTGGTTCATCTGGATCCTTTTGGGTTCCTCTTTTTATTAATTGCCGGCATTGGCTATGGCAAACCGGTTCCGGTTAACCCATATAATCTAAAGGATCAAAAAAAAGGAGAAATATTGGTTTCAGCGGCTGGTCCGGTTTCTAATCTGGTACAGATAGTCATTTTTGGCTTAGCTTTTCATTTTTTAGTCTCTCTTGGTCCCAACAACCTTTTAGTCAGTTTTTTAGTGGCTCTAATTTATATTAATATTATATTAATGGTTTTTAATTTAGTGCCTATTCCGCCCTTAGATGGGTCAAAAATACTGATGAATGTTTTACCCTCTTCAGCTGATAATTTTAAGCTTTGGCTGCAAAGGCGCGGACCTTTGGTGCTTTTTGGCCTGATAATTTTAGATAGAGTCCTTGGTTTGGGTATTTTTGCCGGAATTTTTAATTTTTTCATTAATTTAATATTTAGTGTTTTTGGATAGTTTTTTGAGGACAAGAGGACAATAGATATAGAGACAATTGACATAAGGACATCGAACAATAGGGTGTTGGATAGTTTAATTATCGACAAGCGCTAAGCAATTAGCTAAAAGCCGCCTTGACTTGACATCTATTATATGATTTGATATATTTTAAGCAAGGAATTCCTCGCTTTATAATAAGAGGATTTTTTAATAAAACAATTTATGCTAGAATTAAAGAAATAAAATGCCCACAACCAATCAATTAATTAGAAAAGGAAGAAAATCCACCAAGAAAAAATCAAAAACGCCGGCTTTGCAGACGACTTTGAATGTGCTCAAAAGAAAAAGAAAAGAACTGAAAAAAGGAGCTCCTTTTAAAAGAGGCGTTTGTACTAAGGTAACTACAGTAACTCCCAAAAAACCGAACTCAGCCTTGCGTAAAATTGCCAGAGTCCGGCTTTCTAATGGTCAGGAAGTAACGGCCTATATACCGGGAGAAGGCCATAATCTACAGGAACACTCCATTGTGATGATACGCGGCGGCCGAGTTAAAGACTTGCCAGGCGTGCGCTATCACGTAGTTAGGGGAAGATATGATACCTCGGGTGTGGAAGGCCGTCAGCAAAGTCGCAGCCACTACGGCACTAAAAAGGAGAAAAAAGCATGAGAGCCAAACAATTTCCCAAAAGAGACATCAAGCCTGACCCTAAGTTTAATAATGTTATTGTAGCTAAGTTTATAAACCAAATAATGCGTCGGGGTAAAAAATCCCTGGCTCAAAATTTAGTTTATAAGACTTTTGATATTATTTCAGAAAAAGAAAAGACAGATCCTTTGGAAGTTTTTGAAAAAGCTTTAAAAAATGTCTCACCAGTCTTAGAAGTTATTTCCAGACGCATTGGCGGGGCTAACTATCAGATTCCAATTGAAGTTCGCGGCGATCGTCGTATGACTTTAGCTATGCGCTGGATTATCAAAGCAGCTCAAAGTAAAAAAGGCAAACAAATGCCTGAAAAATTAGCTAGCGAATTGATTTTGGCGGCTAAAAAAGAAGGCAGTGCTATGTCTAAAAAAGAAGAAGTACACCGCATGGCTGAATCAAACCGCGCTTTTGCTCATTTTGGCCGCAGTTAATTTTTAAATAATTAATTATAAAAAATATATGGGAAACGAATCCAGAGAAAATATAAGATTAGAAGGATTAATAGAATCAGCCAAAATGTTGGCCAAAAATTTTAATCAAAATGAGGTTAATCCACAAAATCTCCCCAAAGAAAGAAAAGTTTTAATAGAAAAACTAGAAGATGTAGTAGCTCAGATTGAAGAATTTGATGCTAAAGAAGTGCCAGAGTTAGCTAAAAATATTCTTGAAGAAGAAAAAAAGAGCCAAGAATAAGTAATATTATTTAATTAAACTAAATATTAATAATTTTTTAATTTATGCCCAGAAAATATCCCCTAGAAAAAACTCGTAATATTGGTATTATTGCTCACCCTTCGGCGGAGCTCAGGATGACTAAAATCAAGAAAGGAGTTAATTAAATCTATGGAACGTAAATATCCCCTAGAAAAAACTCGTAATATTGGAATAATAGCTCACATCGACGCTGGTAAAACTACGGTGACCGAGCGCGTTTTATTTTATACCGGACGCAAACACAAAATTGGCGAAGTTCATGAAGGGGAAGCGGAAATGGACTGGATGGAACAGGAAAGAGAAAGAGGTATTACTATTACTTCAGCCGCTACCACTTGTTTTTGGAAAGATAATCGCATTAATATAATTGATACTCCGGGTCATATTGATTTTACCGCTGAAGTTCAGCGATCTTTACGGGTTTTGGACGGTGGCGTGGTAGTTTTTGA contains:
- a CDS encoding site-2 protease family protein; this encodes MILQLLFSEPLFFFIWVAAIIVGITIHEFAHAWSAYLLGDPTAKNMGRLSLNPLVHLDPFGFLFLLIAGIGYGKPVPVNPYNLKDQKKGEILVSAAGPVSNLVQIVIFGLAFHFLVSLGPNNLLVSFLVALIYINIILMVFNLVPIPPLDGSKILMNVLPSSADNFKLWLQRRGPLVLFGLIILDRVLGLGIFAGIFNFFINLIFSVFG
- the rpsG gene encoding 30S ribosomal protein S7, whose translation is MRAKQFPKRDIKPDPKFNNVIVAKFINQIMRRGKKSLAQNLVYKTFDIISEKEKTDPLEVFEKALKNVSPVLEVISRRIGGANYQIPIEVRGDRRMTLAMRWIIKAAQSKKGKQMPEKLASELILAAKKEGSAMSKKEEVHRMAESNRAFAHFGRS
- the rpsL gene encoding 30S ribosomal protein S12; this encodes MPTTNQLIRKGRKSTKKKSKTPALQTTLNVLKRKRKELKKGAPFKRGVCTKVTTVTPKKPNSALRKIARVRLSNGQEVTAYIPGEGHNLQEHSIVMIRGGRVKDLPGVRYHVVRGRYDTSGVEGRQQSRSHYGTKKEKKA
- the rpmB gene encoding 50S ribosomal protein L28: MARKCEICGKTAKTAISRSHSNIATKRLQKINLQTLIKNGKKYKACAACIRDQAKEKK